In Agrobacterium sp. RAC06, a single window of DNA contains:
- a CDS encoding site-specific DNA-methyltransferase, protein MASVFPIAELRRSSDPLAWVDSIIKGDCVSALEALPDKSVDVIFADPPYNLQLGGALHRPDQSLVDACDDEWDQFASFEAYDAFTRAWLLACRRVLKPTGTIWVIGSYHNIFRVGATLQDLNFWILNDIVWRKTNPMPNFKGRRFQNAHETMIWASPDPKAKGYTFNYDALKASNDDVQMRSDWLFPICSGGERLKGDDGKKVHPTQKPEALLARVIMASTKPGDIVLDPFFGSGTTGAVAKRLGRHFVGIEREQDYIDAASARIAAVEPLGKVELTVLTGKKAEPRVAFNVLLEAGLVKPGQILTDAKRRHSAIIRADGTLTANGEAGSIHRVGAKVQGLDACNGWTFWHTEEKGALKPIDDLRSIIRSRMGGLE, encoded by the coding sequence ATTGCGTTTCCGCCCTCGAAGCCCTTCCCGATAAATCCGTCGACGTCATCTTCGCCGATCCGCCGTACAATCTTCAGCTTGGCGGCGCTCTGCATCGTCCCGACCAGAGCCTCGTCGATGCCTGCGACGACGAATGGGACCAGTTCGCCTCGTTCGAAGCCTATGACGCCTTCACCCGCGCCTGGTTGCTCGCCTGCCGCCGCGTACTGAAGCCGACCGGCACGATCTGGGTCATCGGCAGCTATCACAACATCTTCCGTGTCGGCGCGACGCTGCAGGATCTCAACTTCTGGATCCTCAACGACATCGTCTGGCGCAAGACCAACCCGATGCCGAACTTCAAGGGCCGTCGTTTCCAGAACGCCCATGAGACGATGATCTGGGCCTCGCCCGATCCGAAGGCCAAGGGTTACACCTTCAATTACGATGCGCTGAAGGCCTCGAACGACGATGTCCAGATGCGCTCCGACTGGCTCTTCCCGATCTGCTCGGGTGGCGAGCGGCTGAAGGGCGATGACGGCAAGAAGGTCCATCCGACCCAGAAACCGGAAGCCCTTCTCGCCCGTGTCATCATGGCCTCGACCAAGCCGGGCGATATCGTGCTCGATCCCTTCTTCGGCTCCGGCACGACGGGTGCCGTTGCCAAGCGCCTCGGCCGTCATTTCGTCGGCATCGAGCGCGAGCAGGATTACATCGATGCAGCCTCTGCCCGCATCGCCGCCGTCGAGCCTTTGGGCAAGGTCGAGCTGACCGTCCTGACCGGCAAGAAGGCCGAGCCCCGCGTTGCCTTCAACGTTCTGCTGGAAGCCGGTCTCGTGAAGCCCGGCCAGATCCTGACCGATGCCAAGCGCCGCCACTCCGCCATCATCCGCGCCGATGGCACGCTGACGGCAAACGGCGAGGCCGGCTCCATCCACCGTGTTGGTGCCAAGGTGCAAGGGCTTGATGCCTGCAATGGCTGGACCTTCTGGCATACCGAAGAAAAGGGTGCCCTGAAGCCGATCGACGATTTGCGCTCGATCATCCGCAGCCGCATGGGCGGCCTGGAGTAA